A stretch of Longibacter salinarum DNA encodes these proteins:
- a CDS encoding helix-turn-helix domain-containing protein — MPVEILSNAGYLYGKLQGSEGERKFNVRTASLDGNSVQTLTPLILEPQLSIDEIGSPDLMIVSAGGADLELECKRNARLFPVLNRAYENGTAIGGVCAGAALLAEAGLLDGRPATTHWAIVDACRKRYPEVDWQPERSVTESDNILCSGGVFTGVDLSLYLVEKHCGHRVAAETARALLLQTPRIWQAGYTAEAPEITHEDAQIREAQEKLFKDFSESISVKALAASVGMSSRTFSRRFKASTGETPIQYLQRVRVNAARHLLENDLKTIQEVCWAVGYEDVGHFRKLFKRYTGMPPQTYRNRFSRTSSETVSIEGRTPHQ, encoded by the coding sequence GTGCCGGTCGAGATTTTGAGTAACGCGGGATATCTATACGGAAAGCTTCAAGGCTCAGAAGGTGAACGAAAGTTCAATGTTCGAACGGCCTCGCTTGACGGCAACAGCGTACAAACCCTCACTCCATTGATCCTGGAGCCACAACTGTCAATCGATGAAATAGGATCTCCGGATCTAATGATCGTGTCGGCGGGTGGGGCCGACCTGGAGCTTGAGTGTAAGCGAAATGCGCGTCTTTTCCCTGTGTTGAATCGAGCCTACGAGAATGGGACGGCGATCGGTGGTGTCTGTGCAGGCGCAGCGCTACTTGCCGAAGCGGGTCTCTTAGATGGTCGCCCGGCGACGACGCACTGGGCCATCGTCGATGCATGCCGGAAGCGCTATCCGGAAGTAGATTGGCAACCCGAGCGATCTGTGACCGAATCAGACAACATCCTTTGCAGTGGCGGTGTGTTCACGGGTGTCGACTTGAGCTTATATCTGGTTGAGAAGCATTGTGGCCATCGGGTTGCAGCGGAGACAGCCCGGGCACTTCTCTTGCAGACGCCTCGCATCTGGCAGGCAGGCTACACCGCCGAGGCACCGGAAATTACCCATGAGGATGCACAGATCCGGGAGGCGCAAGAGAAGTTATTTAAGGACTTTTCTGAGTCGATTAGTGTGAAGGCACTGGCCGCCTCCGTCGGTATGAGTTCGCGTACATTCTCGCGTCGTTTTAAAGCATCCACGGGTGAGACGCCGATTCAATACTTACAACGAGTGCGGGTTAATGCGGCAAGGCATCTTCTAGAGAATGATCTTAAGACGATTCAGGAGGTGTGCTGGGCCGTGGGTTATGAGGACGTGGGTCACTTCCGTAAGCTGTTTAAGCGCTACACGGGCATGCCGCCTCAGACGTATCGGAACCGTTTTTCAAGGACCTCTTCAGAAACTGTGTCGATTGAAGGGCGCACCCCACACCAGTGA
- a CDS encoding DUF4926 domain-containing protein: MAIEELDTVVLLRDAKEHGLEYGDIGAVVHRYAGEGEGEAYELEFVTGEGETVAVLTLSREEIRPMDRREILHARELAA; the protein is encoded by the coding sequence ATGGCAATTGAGGAACTAGACACAGTCGTGCTACTGCGCGACGCAAAGGAACACGGACTGGAGTACGGTGATATCGGTGCAGTCGTGCACCGGTATGCGGGAGAGGGAGAGGGAGAGGCGTACGAGCTCGAGTTTGTAACAGGCGAGGGCGAGACGGTGGCGGTCCTCACGTTGAGCCGAGAAGAGATTCGGCCGATGGACCGGCGCGAGATCTTGCACGCAAGGGAGCTCGCGGCGTAG
- a CDS encoding tyrosine-type recombinase/integrase: MASIYERSGRYYAQFYDSNKSPSRKRLSLKTSKKRNARRKLVELEDAYEQGGFDPWAEGSKSDPFNYESAGPRTHSVKTVISAFIDAKEAQGCSERTIDTYEGVWRRLVERIGSDVDLTDLSPAIVQDYCHDATVSQATRHKRWRHVRAVLAWADCDVIEDVDAPRKSDKLPTPVRPDDLELIVGEVGREYRELRKRDQCRPGQLIWTIPVFRWAFYTGMRATEIGRLRWRDIDLDRGLIRITRQKNNREQTIPLISKAKSVLDNAPQGQGPRSYVFRTPNGPTHDRNPKSFGHRASKRFCKAQREAGIERNLTFHDLRAGFATALADAGMSAHMIKEAMRHADLSTALKYVNVSRNRLRDEMEQAMS, translated from the coding sequence ATGGCTTCGATCTACGAACGCTCCGGCCGCTACTACGCTCAGTTCTACGACAGCAACAAATCCCCGTCACGCAAGCGCCTATCGCTCAAGACCTCGAAAAAGCGAAACGCACGCCGCAAACTCGTTGAGTTGGAGGACGCGTATGAGCAAGGGGGCTTTGATCCGTGGGCGGAAGGAAGCAAATCCGACCCGTTCAACTATGAAAGTGCCGGCCCACGCACTCACTCAGTGAAGACAGTCATTTCTGCGTTCATTGACGCGAAGGAGGCGCAAGGCTGCTCTGAGAGGACAATCGACACATACGAAGGGGTATGGCGGCGCCTCGTCGAGCGAATCGGCTCAGACGTTGATCTGACGGATCTCTCGCCGGCGATAGTCCAAGACTACTGCCACGACGCTACGGTATCACAAGCCACCCGACACAAACGGTGGCGTCACGTCCGCGCGGTCCTTGCATGGGCGGACTGCGACGTGATCGAAGACGTTGATGCGCCACGAAAATCCGATAAACTGCCGACTCCCGTGCGGCCGGACGACTTGGAGTTGATCGTAGGGGAGGTAGGGCGGGAATACCGGGAATTGCGCAAACGGGATCAATGCCGGCCGGGGCAGCTGATTTGGACGATCCCTGTATTCCGGTGGGCCTTCTACACGGGAATGCGTGCGACGGAAATTGGTCGGCTCAGGTGGCGAGACATTGACCTCGACCGTGGACTGATTCGGATTACGAGGCAGAAGAATAACCGGGAGCAGACCATTCCCCTCATTTCAAAGGCGAAATCGGTTCTCGACAACGCTCCGCAGGGGCAAGGTCCCCGTTCATATGTCTTTAGGACGCCAAACGGACCCACCCATGATCGCAACCCTAAGTCGTTCGGTCACCGTGCGTCTAAGCGGTTCTGCAAAGCGCAACGTGAGGCCGGCATAGAACGTAACCTCACGTTTCATGATCTCCGGGCAGGGTTCGCTACGGCGCTTGCTGACGCCGGCATGAGCGCACACATGATTAAGGAAGCAATGCGCCACGCGGATCTATCGACGGCACTAAAGTACGTCAATGTGTCGCGCAATCGGCTGCGAGACGAGATGGAGCAGGCGATGAGTTAA
- a CDS encoding amino acid permease, which translates to MEDLEDVAGASNGSGEPAPESAGEPPAETAPGSGVLGNDVEPSAETAIMPKGTKYGTFAGVFVPTLLTILGVIMYLRTGWVVGNAGLIGSLLVIGLAFGIVTATGLSMSSITTNIRIGAGGAYSIISQSLGLEVGGAVGIPLYLAQALAVTMYIFGFREGWLWVFPDHTALLVDLSAFVLIFGIAYISASLAFRVQYVILAVIVTSLISVAVAAATGSMVVPFEEIQLWGDFPGAPEDNFPGVSFWVVFAVFFPAATGIMAGANMSGELKNPRTSIPLGTMSAIGLSFVIYVLIAIWLLRSAPTEELLTNYTVMIDMAYWGAPVVAGLLGATFSSALASAVGAPRILQALGNHDILPASSWMSQRTDAGEPRNAMMITGGLVLAALMVRDLNAIAPLITMFFLITYTMINVVVFVEQTLGLVSFRPILRLPRTVSFAGAAGCLLAMFIVNPTFGLAALAIVVVFYGVLVRRTLDHSMADVRSGLFVSLAEWAAKKVKDLSSRQERAWKPNILVPIRDADTLRGSFLFVQDLAAPKGAVNLLGLDSKDASDDLARQIEDITSAFRKRGVFASSAVVSADRFAPSLTASIQTMQGAFFKPNILFLPLPDDDELEGDYGHLVHTASDQQMGTCIYAPHRRAGLGQRETVNVWINDRSPDWKVSMDIGNLDLPVLMAYKLKRNWNAEMRLLTVVRSEEQADDARAFLHTLTDLARMPEATAEVHVGDFESYLEEAPRGDVNIFGLMDPPNFARMREIVTRTRTSGLFVRDSGTESALA; encoded by the coding sequence ATGGAAGATCTTGAAGACGTAGCAGGTGCATCAAACGGATCCGGTGAACCAGCACCCGAATCTGCTGGCGAGCCGCCCGCAGAGACGGCCCCCGGGAGCGGCGTGTTGGGAAACGACGTGGAGCCCTCGGCTGAGACCGCCATTATGCCGAAGGGAACCAAGTATGGTACCTTCGCCGGCGTGTTTGTGCCGACGCTGTTGACCATTCTGGGCGTTATCATGTACCTGCGCACCGGCTGGGTCGTCGGCAACGCAGGACTCATCGGGTCGTTGCTGGTGATTGGGCTTGCGTTCGGCATCGTGACCGCTACTGGATTGTCGATGTCGTCGATCACGACGAACATCCGGATCGGGGCGGGCGGAGCCTACTCGATTATCTCACAGTCGCTGGGCCTCGAGGTGGGCGGTGCAGTGGGCATCCCGCTGTACCTGGCGCAGGCGCTGGCCGTGACGATGTACATCTTCGGCTTCCGGGAAGGCTGGCTCTGGGTCTTCCCCGATCATACCGCGCTGCTGGTAGACCTGAGCGCGTTTGTGCTCATCTTCGGCATCGCGTATATCAGCGCGAGCCTCGCCTTTCGGGTGCAGTACGTCATTCTGGCTGTCATCGTGACGTCGCTGATCTCTGTGGCAGTGGCCGCCGCGACGGGCTCCATGGTTGTGCCGTTCGAAGAAATCCAGCTGTGGGGAGACTTTCCCGGGGCACCGGAGGACAACTTCCCCGGGGTGTCGTTCTGGGTCGTGTTTGCCGTCTTTTTCCCGGCTGCCACCGGCATCATGGCCGGGGCGAACATGTCGGGCGAACTCAAGAACCCGCGCACGAGCATCCCGCTGGGCACGATGTCAGCCATCGGACTCAGCTTTGTGATCTACGTCTTGATTGCGATCTGGCTGCTGCGTTCCGCACCGACCGAGGAACTGCTGACAAACTACACGGTCATGATCGACATGGCCTACTGGGGGGCGCCGGTCGTTGCGGGTTTGCTCGGGGCAACGTTCTCATCGGCGCTGGCGTCGGCGGTCGGCGCACCGCGGATTCTTCAGGCGCTCGGCAACCACGACATCCTTCCGGCAAGCAGCTGGATGTCACAGCGAACCGACGCGGGCGAACCGCGCAACGCCATGATGATCACGGGAGGACTCGTGCTGGCCGCGCTCATGGTGCGCGACCTGAACGCGATCGCGCCGCTGATCACGATGTTCTTCCTGATCACCTACACGATGATCAACGTCGTCGTCTTCGTTGAACAGACGCTCGGCCTGGTCAGCTTTCGGCCGATTTTGCGGCTGCCGCGTACAGTGTCCTTTGCCGGGGCGGCGGGATGTTTGCTCGCCATGTTCATCGTGAATCCAACGTTCGGACTGGCCGCCCTGGCCATTGTCGTCGTGTTCTACGGAGTGCTGGTGCGCCGCACCCTCGACCACTCCATGGCCGACGTTCGCAGTGGGCTCTTCGTGTCGCTTGCGGAGTGGGCCGCGAAGAAGGTGAAAGATTTGAGCTCGCGGCAGGAACGCGCCTGGAAGCCCAACATCCTGGTGCCCATCCGCGATGCCGACACGCTCCGGGGCTCGTTCCTCTTCGTCCAGGACCTGGCCGCACCGAAGGGGGCCGTCAATCTACTCGGGCTGGACAGCAAAGACGCCTCCGACGACCTCGCCCGTCAGATCGAAGACATTACCTCTGCCTTTCGGAAGCGTGGGGTGTTTGCTTCGTCGGCTGTGGTCTCGGCCGACCGCTTTGCGCCGAGCCTGACCGCCAGCATTCAGACGATGCAAGGGGCGTTTTTCAAACCAAATATCCTGTTCCTGCCGCTGCCCGATGATGACGAGCTGGAGGGCGACTACGGCCACCTGGTTCACACGGCCAGCGACCAGCAGATGGGCACGTGCATCTACGCGCCGCACCGTCGGGCCGGACTCGGTCAGCGCGAAACGGTGAACGTCTGGATCAACGACCGGAGTCCGGACTGGAAGGTGTCGATGGACATTGGCAACCTGGACCTGCCTGTGCTAATGGCCTACAAGCTGAAGCGGAACTGGAATGCGGAGATGCGCCTGCTCACGGTCGTGCGTAGCGAAGAGCAGGCAGACGACGCCCGCGCCTTCCTACATACCCTGACAGACCTGGCCCGTATGCCCGAAGCGACAGCGGAGGTACATGTGGGCGATTTTGAGTCGTATCTCGAGGAGGCACCCCGCGGCGATGTGAACATCTTCGGCCTCATGGATCCGCCCAACTTCGCCCGGATGCGCGAGATCGTCACCCGTACGCGGACGAGCGGTCTTTTCGTGCGCGACTCTGGAACCGAGAGCGCGCTGGCGTAG
- a CDS encoding DUF5615 family PIN-like protein produces the protein MIEIWIDAQLSPALAAWINRTYEDMTAQSVRAVGLRDASDREIFDAARDEGVIMMSKDSDFLNLLDQYGPPPKVIWVTCGNTSNKRMRKILKKTLSTAVRMLNGDDRVVEIGDL, from the coding sequence ATGATCGAGATCTGGATTGATGCACAACTCTCACCGGCGCTTGCTGCTTGGATCAACCGTACGTATGAAGACATGACCGCCCAATCGGTTCGTGCCGTTGGGTTGCGGGACGCGTCGGACCGCGAAATATTTGACGCGGCGCGAGATGAGGGTGTGATCATGATGAGCAAGGATAGCGATTTTCTGAACTTGCTCGACCAGTATGGACCACCTCCAAAAGTGATCTGGGTGACATGCGGGAATACCTCGAATAAACGCATGCGGAAGATTCTAAAGAAGACATTATCCACAGCGGTCCGCATGCTGAACGGCGATGATCGCGTCGTTGAGATCGGGGATCTTTAA
- a CDS encoding DUF4242 domain-containing protein encodes MPKYIIERDVPGVGSLSLREQKAGALKSLRAVKELGIQWQQSYICGNKTFCVYIADNKDIVRKHAERSGFPATKITEVKTMHDPTTAEMPINESTPDPPID; translated from the coding sequence ATGCCAAAATATATTATTGAACGCGACGTGCCCGGCGTTGGATCACTCTCGCTGCGCGAGCAAAAAGCCGGTGCTTTAAAGTCACTTCGCGCGGTTAAGGAGCTTGGAATTCAATGGCAGCAGAGCTACATCTGTGGGAACAAGACGTTCTGCGTTTACATCGCGGACAATAAGGACATCGTCCGGAAACACGCCGAGCGAAGCGGCTTCCCAGCCACGAAGATCACCGAGGTAAAAACGATGCACGATCCGACGACCGCTGAGATGCCGATCAACGAATCGACACCGGATCCACCCATCGACTGA
- a CDS encoding metal-sensitive transcriptional regulator — MDINDAKRSDIANRLKRIEGQVRGLQRMVDDDRYCGDILNQIASVQQALRSVGKIVTRNHLETCVTDALRSGNREAAEETYDEVMDLLFDQIK, encoded by the coding sequence ATGGACATCAATGATGCAAAACGGTCAGACATCGCCAATCGTCTCAAGCGGATTGAAGGGCAGGTCCGGGGCCTCCAGCGCATGGTCGATGACGACCGCTACTGTGGCGACATCCTGAACCAGATCGCGTCTGTCCAGCAGGCCCTGCGGTCGGTCGGAAAAATCGTAACGCGGAATCATCTTGAGACGTGCGTCACCGATGCGCTCCGCTCGGGCAACCGCGAAGCGGCCGAGGAAACCTACGATGAGGTGATGGACCTCCTTTTCGATCAAATCAAGTAG
- a CDS encoding DUF433 domain-containing protein has protein sequence MNWTERITVNPEQCGGRPCIRGMRIRVVDVLDLLAAGLSRAQILDELPDLEEGDIEAALRYASRRVDHPILAA, from the coding sequence ATGAATTGGACCGAACGAATTACCGTTAATCCAGAGCAGTGTGGGGGTCGGCCCTGCATTCGGGGCATGCGCATTCGTGTCGTAGATGTGCTGGATCTGTTGGCTGCTGGCTTGTCGCGGGCGCAGATCTTAGACGAGTTGCCTGATCTAGAAGAAGGGGACATTGAAGCTGCGCTGCGGTACGCGAGTCGACGGGTAGATCATCCTATTCTTGCGGCATGA
- a CDS encoding heavy-metal-associated domain-containing protein has product MMTDKREITLSIDGMNCQHCVGAVREALSSVDSTDVVKADIGTATVRFDESIASRERLITAVEEAGYTVSA; this is encoded by the coding sequence ATGATGACCGACAAGCGTGAGATTACTCTTTCGATCGATGGAATGAATTGCCAGCATTGCGTCGGTGCGGTACGCGAGGCCCTATCCTCTGTCGATTCAACGGACGTTGTTAAGGCCGATATCGGAACGGCAACGGTGCGCTTCGACGAGAGTATCGCAAGTCGTGAACGCCTTATCACGGCCGTAGAGGAAGCCGGTTATACGGTCTCTGCGTAG
- a CDS encoding heavy metal translocating P-type ATPase, whose amino-acid sequence MDAPTEETLSDETCEVPAQKSRPQADSTLRTNGAAQTVTLPVTGMHCASCSSRVEKRLAEDSNVRSVSVNLATETAAIVLKDENTASNSLLPHLIDVVEDAGYGVATRTLTLEIEGMHCASCSSSVERALKGTDGVIDAAVNLATETATITVLERGPDRRTLASVVRDAGYDVSDTDGEESTSLTEKTIEKVDQARRRMWVAWAYTAPIMLGMILHMGFGVMWPSEPIFRGIMIALALPVLAGVGRETFRSGIKALLNGGANMDSLIVLGTSAAFITGPLAYFMSVASYAGVSAMIMAFHLTGRYIEESAKGRASEAIRKLMELEAKTAVVLQNGDEVEIDVADLQPGDVMVVRPGEKIPTDGEVVDGYSAVDESMATGESMPVEKGVGDEVIGATVNQDGVLQVRATRVGSDTFLSQVVRLVEEAQGTKVPIQAVADRVTGWFVPAVIGVAITTFLLWFLFPSGMHVLAEWGAFLPWVEPGLSTLTLAISSMVAVFVIACPCALGLATPTALMVGSGLGAENGILIRSGEAIQTLKDVDMIVFDKTGTITRGEPEVTDVVVMASNTSPSEDDIVRLAAAAERGSEHPLGRSVVQYAEDKYKEIPSATDFEAVRGKGIRATVEGRRIVIGTRRLMSEENLDPATADDSMTALEQEAKTAVLVAIDNVIVAVIGIADTLKPESKEALQQLHAAGIQTGMLTGDNEQTARAIAEAVGIDHVVAEVLPDGKTDEIRRLQDAYGRIAFVGDGINDAPALTQADVGIAIGTGTDIAIEASDVTLVRGELTGVAEALSLSRATFRTIRQNLFWAFFYNVVMIPLAVIGWMHPVLAEIAMATSSITVVGNANRLRGHDLEN is encoded by the coding sequence ATGGACGCCCCCACCGAAGAAACGCTTTCTGACGAGACCTGCGAGGTCCCAGCCCAAAAATCCCGACCGCAGGCTGATTCCACCCTCAGAACGAATGGGGCCGCACAAACGGTTACGCTTCCCGTCACCGGGATGCACTGTGCATCTTGCAGCTCCCGCGTAGAGAAGCGCCTAGCGGAAGACTCGAACGTGCGATCTGTGTCCGTCAACCTTGCAACCGAGACGGCAGCCATCGTTCTCAAGGACGAAAATACGGCGTCAAACTCTCTTCTTCCCCACCTCATCGATGTTGTAGAAGACGCGGGGTACGGCGTCGCGACGCGAACGCTGACCCTGGAGATCGAAGGGATGCACTGCGCGTCGTGCTCATCGAGCGTCGAACGCGCGCTCAAGGGAACCGACGGGGTCATCGATGCGGCCGTCAATCTCGCCACCGAAACCGCGACGATAACCGTTCTCGAACGCGGGCCGGACCGACGGACGCTCGCCTCGGTCGTCCGCGACGCCGGATATGACGTCAGTGACACCGACGGCGAGGAGTCAACGTCCCTTACGGAGAAAACGATAGAGAAGGTTGATCAGGCGCGACGCCGAATGTGGGTCGCCTGGGCATACACCGCCCCGATCATGCTGGGCATGATCCTTCATATGGGCTTCGGCGTGATGTGGCCGAGCGAACCTATTTTTCGTGGCATTATGATCGCGCTCGCGCTACCCGTTCTCGCCGGGGTCGGTCGTGAGACGTTCCGCAGCGGGATAAAAGCGTTGTTGAATGGCGGCGCGAATATGGACTCCCTCATCGTTCTCGGTACGTCCGCGGCGTTCATTACCGGACCACTCGCCTACTTCATGTCGGTGGCCAGCTATGCGGGCGTATCAGCGATGATCATGGCGTTCCACCTGACCGGTCGATACATCGAGGAGTCGGCAAAGGGCCGGGCGTCGGAGGCGATTCGCAAGCTCATGGAGCTGGAAGCCAAAACCGCCGTCGTGCTCCAGAACGGCGACGAGGTGGAGATCGACGTAGCAGACCTGCAGCCTGGAGACGTGATGGTCGTCCGCCCCGGTGAGAAGATTCCCACGGACGGCGAGGTTGTCGACGGATACAGCGCAGTCGACGAGTCAATGGCTACCGGAGAGTCGATGCCCGTGGAGAAGGGAGTCGGCGATGAAGTCATCGGCGCAACCGTAAACCAGGATGGTGTCCTGCAGGTGCGCGCCACTCGCGTCGGATCGGACACGTTCCTATCACAGGTTGTCCGACTCGTTGAAGAGGCGCAGGGCACCAAGGTCCCGATTCAGGCCGTAGCCGATCGGGTAACGGGATGGTTCGTTCCGGCCGTAATTGGCGTGGCGATAACCACCTTCCTGCTATGGTTCCTCTTCCCCTCGGGAATGCACGTCCTTGCTGAATGGGGCGCCTTCTTGCCGTGGGTCGAGCCGGGTTTGTCTACACTGACGCTGGCGATCTCCTCGATGGTCGCGGTCTTCGTCATCGCCTGTCCGTGCGCGCTCGGTCTCGCGACACCGACGGCCCTGATGGTCGGCAGCGGTCTCGGCGCCGAAAACGGGATCTTGATCCGCTCCGGTGAAGCCATTCAGACGCTGAAGGACGTGGACATGATCGTCTTTGACAAAACGGGTACGATCACTCGTGGCGAGCCGGAGGTGACCGACGTGGTTGTCATGGCATCCAATACCAGTCCCTCTGAAGACGACATCGTCAGACTCGCAGCGGCAGCCGAACGCGGGAGCGAGCACCCGCTTGGGCGATCCGTCGTGCAGTATGCCGAGGACAAGTACAAAGAGATTCCGTCCGCAACTGACTTCGAGGCCGTGCGCGGTAAAGGGATTCGCGCGACCGTTGAGGGGCGGCGCATCGTTATCGGGACGCGGCGACTGATGTCGGAGGAGAACCTTGACCCTGCTACTGCAGATGACTCGATGACTGCACTCGAGCAGGAGGCGAAAACCGCTGTCCTCGTTGCCATCGATAATGTGATCGTTGCCGTCATTGGCATCGCCGACACCCTGAAACCAGAATCAAAAGAGGCGCTCCAGCAACTGCACGCTGCGGGCATCCAGACTGGAATGCTCACTGGAGATAACGAGCAAACTGCCCGGGCGATCGCAGAAGCTGTTGGCATCGACCACGTCGTCGCCGAGGTGCTTCCCGACGGCAAGACCGACGAGATTCGGCGTCTTCAGGACGCGTACGGACGGATCGCATTCGTCGGAGACGGCATCAACGACGCTCCTGCACTCACGCAGGCAGATGTCGGGATCGCCATCGGGACCGGAACGGACATAGCCATCGAAGCGAGCGATGTGACACTCGTCCGCGGGGAACTAACTGGTGTTGCGGAAGCCCTGTCGCTGAGTCGTGCAACCTTCCGAACGATCCGACAGAATTTATTCTGGGCCTTCTTTTATAACGTCGTCATGATCCCGCTCGCGGTCATTGGCTGGATGCATCCGGTCCTGGCGGAGATCGCCATGGCGACAAGCTCCATCACGGTCGTCGGAAACGCGAATCGCCTCCGCGGCCACGACCTTGAGAACTGA
- a CDS encoding DUF6883 domain-containing protein: MKLPGRDRAFVPERKLTAYLLSLSHPVGRAKARFFHRFGFDASNTDLLRDELLALALARHADVARTEHTAYGTKYVVDGSLSTPSGDEVVVRTVWMIEKSEPDARRFVTAYPA; the protein is encoded by the coding sequence ATGAAGCTTCCCGGTCGCGACCGCGCCTTCGTCCCCGAACGGAAACTGACTGCCTATCTGCTTTCGCTCTCGCATCCGGTCGGTCGAGCGAAGGCACGGTTCTTCCACCGATTTGGCTTCGACGCGTCCAACACCGACCTGCTGAGAGACGAGCTTCTCGCCCTCGCCCTCGCCCGCCACGCGGACGTTGCGCGTACCGAGCATACCGCCTACGGCACAAAGTACGTGGTCGACGGTTCGCTCTCTACGCCCAGCGGAGACGAGGTGGTCGTCCGAACGGTGTGGATGATCGAGAAGTCAGAGCCGGATGCGCGTCGCTTCGTTACGGCGTATCCGGCGTAG